One Spiribacter halobius DNA segment encodes these proteins:
- the iolD gene encoding 3D-(3,5/4)-trihydroxycyclohexane-1,2-dione acylhydrolase (decyclizing), with the protein MATVRLTMAQALVRYLANQLTEVDGERMPLFGGVFAIFGHGNVAGLGEALAGAGNALPTLRGHNEQSMAHVAIAYAKTWDRRRMMACTTSIGPGATNLVTAAALAHVNRLPVLLLPGDTFATRAPDPVLQQIEDFGDPTVTANDCLRPVSRYWDRITRPEQLLRSLPAALATLLDPADCGPVTLALPQDVQAEAYDYPETFFAPRVHRPRRPAPDATELDAAVARLRVAARPLIVAGGGVHYAGARDTLDAFARRHGIPVAETQAGKGGLSAGHPLQVGGIGVTGSAAANALAAEADVVLAVGTRLADFPTASRSIFRGSGVCLIGLNVQPFDAVKHDGEPLVADARVGLEALGAGLGDYAAPAAWTDAAQRGWREWNAVIDRVTADDGRERPSDMQVLGAVNRFSDERGVVVCAAGGLPGELHKLWRVKAPGGYHLEYGYSCMGYEIAGGLGVKLAAPEREVFVLVGDGSYLMLNSELASSVALGAKLIVVLLDNRGYGCIHRLQTSCGGAPFNNLFEDTRHAGDGAPTVDFAAHARALGAESEKVTGIAGLEAALGRARAARRSYVVVIDTDPGPATAEGGAWWDVPVAETSAREAVREARRGYEAAKRDQRH; encoded by the coding sequence ATGGCCACCGTTCGACTCACCATGGCCCAGGCGCTGGTGCGCTACCTGGCCAACCAGCTCACCGAGGTGGACGGCGAGCGGATGCCGCTGTTCGGTGGGGTGTTCGCGATCTTCGGCCATGGCAACGTGGCCGGGCTCGGCGAGGCGCTGGCCGGTGCCGGCAACGCCCTGCCGACGCTGCGCGGCCACAACGAGCAGTCCATGGCCCACGTCGCCATCGCCTACGCGAAGACCTGGGATCGGCGACGGATGATGGCCTGCACCACCTCCATCGGGCCGGGGGCGACGAACCTCGTCACCGCCGCCGCCCTCGCCCATGTCAACCGCTTGCCCGTGCTGCTTCTGCCGGGGGATACCTTCGCCACCCGCGCCCCGGACCCGGTACTGCAGCAGATCGAGGACTTCGGCGACCCGACGGTGACGGCCAACGACTGCCTGCGCCCGGTGTCCCGCTACTGGGACCGCATCACGCGCCCCGAGCAGCTGTTACGCAGCCTGCCGGCCGCGCTCGCCACCCTGCTGGACCCGGCGGACTGCGGCCCGGTGACCCTGGCGCTGCCGCAGGACGTGCAGGCCGAGGCGTACGACTATCCGGAGACGTTCTTCGCGCCCCGGGTGCATCGGCCCCGCCGGCCCGCCCCGGACGCCACCGAGCTGGACGCCGCCGTGGCCCGACTGCGCGTTGCCGCGCGGCCGCTGATCGTCGCCGGCGGCGGCGTCCACTACGCCGGCGCCCGAGACACCCTGGACGCCTTCGCCCGCCGGCACGGAATCCCCGTGGCCGAGACCCAGGCGGGCAAGGGGGGGCTCAGCGCCGGGCATCCGTTGCAGGTGGGGGGCATCGGCGTCACGGGCAGCGCGGCCGCCAATGCCCTTGCCGCCGAGGCGGACGTCGTGCTTGCCGTCGGCACCCGCCTGGCGGACTTTCCTACCGCCTCCCGCTCCATTTTCCGCGGTTCCGGTGTGTGCCTGATTGGCCTCAACGTGCAGCCCTTCGACGCCGTGAAGCATGACGGCGAGCCGCTGGTCGCGGACGCCCGGGTGGGCCTAGAGGCCCTGGGCGCGGGCCTCGGCGACTACGCCGCGCCGGCCGCCTGGACCGATGCGGCGCAGCGCGGCTGGCGCGAGTGGAACGCCGTGATCGACCGGGTTACCGCCGACGACGGCCGCGAGCGCCCGAGCGACATGCAGGTGCTGGGCGCGGTGAACCGCTTCAGCGACGAGCGTGGCGTCGTGGTCTGCGCCGCTGGCGGTCTGCCCGGGGAGCTGCACAAGCTCTGGCGGGTGAAGGCGCCGGGCGGCTATCACCTGGAGTATGGCTACTCCTGCATGGGCTACGAGATCGCCGGCGGGCTCGGCGTCAAGCTGGCTGCACCGGAGCGCGAGGTCTTCGTCCTGGTGGGCGACGGCAGCTACCTGATGCTGAATTCCGAGCTCGCGAGCTCGGTGGCGCTCGGCGCCAAGCTTATTGTCGTGCTGCTGGACAACCGCGGCTACGGCTGCATCCACCGCCTGCAGACGAGCTGTGGCGGCGCGCCGTTCAATAACCTCTTCGAAGACACCCGCCACGCCGGTGACGGGGCACCCACGGTGGACTTCGCCGCCCACGCCCGGGCGCTCGGCGCCGAGAGCGAGAAGGTCACCGGCATCGCCGGCCTGGAGGCGGCCCTCGGCCGCGCCCGGGCCGCCCGCCGCAGCTATGTCGTGGTCATCGACACCGACCCCGGTCCGGCCACCGCCGAGGGCGGTGCCTGGTGGGACGTCCCCGTGGCCGAGACCTCGGCGCGCGAGGCGGTGCGCGAAGCCCGGCGCGGCTACGAGGCCGCGAAGCGCGACCAGCGTCACTGA
- the iolE gene encoding myo-inosose-2 dehydratase gives MSVRLAINPITWSNDDMPSLGGDTPLQTCLAEARQAGFEGIELGNKFPREPQALRAELDAFGLTLASGWYSARLLERSAEAEIAAVQPHLELLHALGAPVMVFCETTGCVHGDRDAPLSRRPVLGAGDWRRFCARLNRVAEHLAGQGVPMAYHHHMGTVVETEAEVDRLMADTDEHVGLLLDTGHLAYAGGDPVAVAERHGRRINHLHTKDLRADVVAAMQARDSSFLDAVLAGAFTVPGDGSLDFRAVLEALRAWGYAGWIVVEAEQDPARAHPLTYACLGHDTLSRLVAETGIGRPPGA, from the coding sequence ATGAGCGTGCGACTGGCCATCAACCCGATCACCTGGTCCAACGACGACATGCCGAGTCTCGGCGGCGACACGCCGCTGCAGACCTGCCTCGCCGAGGCCCGGCAGGCCGGCTTCGAGGGCATCGAGCTGGGCAACAAGTTCCCGCGCGAGCCACAGGCCCTGCGCGCGGAACTGGACGCCTTCGGCCTCACCCTGGCCTCCGGCTGGTACAGCGCACGGCTGCTGGAGCGCAGCGCCGAGGCGGAGATCGCGGCCGTGCAGCCCCATCTCGAGCTGCTGCACGCCCTCGGAGCGCCGGTCATGGTCTTCTGCGAGACCACTGGCTGCGTGCATGGCGACCGCGATGCTCCGCTCTCCCGCCGCCCGGTGCTGGGCGCGGGCGACTGGCGCCGCTTCTGCGCGCGCCTGAACAGGGTGGCCGAGCACCTGGCCGGGCAGGGCGTGCCGATGGCCTATCACCATCACATGGGCACCGTAGTGGAGACCGAGGCCGAGGTGGACCGGCTGATGGCGGACACCGACGAGCACGTGGGCCTGCTGCTGGATACGGGCCATCTCGCCTACGCCGGCGGCGATCCGGTGGCGGTGGCCGAGCGCCACGGCCGGCGCATCAACCATCTGCACACCAAGGATCTGCGCGCCGACGTGGTCGCGGCCATGCAGGCCAGGGACAGCAGTTTCCTGGACGCCGTGCTCGCCGGCGCGTTCACCGTCCCCGGCGACGGCAGCCTCGACTTCCGCGCCGTGCTCGAGGCGCTGCGCGCCTGGGGCTACGCTGGCTGGATCGTGGTCGAGGCCGAGCAGGACCCGGCGCGGGCCCATCCGCTCACCTACGCCTGCCTCGGACACGACACCCTGAGCCGACTGGTGGCGGAGACCGGAATCGGGCGCCCACCCGGCGCCTGA
- the iolB gene encoding 5-deoxy-glucuronate isomerase, which produces MPDLLVRPHEPDAEGRVLLVTPESAGWQHVGFEVVRLRPGEVLERATGRRELGAVMLGGRAGARTEDRDWGDIGEREDVFDGTPACVLYVPAGDRMRLEARTAVEVALCTAPGQGTHPARLIRPQDVETMSRGTGPMRRRIHNLLPETEPADSLLLVEVYTPGGNWSSYPPHKHDTDVPGRETPLEETYYHRVNPRQGFAFQRVYSDAGDLDEALAVQDGDCVLVPRGYHPVGAPAGYDLYYLNVMAGPKRQWLFTNDPRHEWLFEGIRSD; this is translated from the coding sequence GTGCCCGATCTACTGGTGAGACCCCACGAACCGGATGCCGAGGGCCGCGTGCTCTTGGTCACACCGGAGTCCGCCGGCTGGCAGCACGTCGGCTTCGAGGTGGTCCGGTTGCGCCCTGGCGAAGTGCTGGAGCGCGCCACCGGGCGGCGCGAGCTCGGCGCCGTGATGCTCGGTGGCCGCGCGGGTGCCCGCACCGAAGACCGCGACTGGGGGGATATCGGCGAACGGGAGGACGTGTTCGATGGCACGCCGGCCTGCGTGCTCTACGTCCCGGCCGGCGACCGCATGCGCCTGGAGGCCCGTACCGCGGTCGAGGTGGCCCTGTGCACCGCGCCTGGGCAGGGTACGCACCCGGCGCGGCTGATTCGGCCGCAGGACGTCGAGACCATGAGCCGGGGCACCGGCCCCATGCGCCGGCGCATCCACAATCTGCTGCCGGAGACCGAGCCGGCGGACAGCCTGCTGCTGGTGGAGGTCTACACCCCGGGTGGCAACTGGTCGAGCTATCCGCCGCACAAGCACGACACCGACGTCCCGGGCCGGGAAACCCCTCTGGAGGAGACCTACTACCACCGCGTGAACCCGCGCCAGGGCTTCGCCTTCCAGCGCGTCTACAGCGACGCGGGGGATCTGGACGAGGCGCTGGCCGTGCAGGACGGTGACTGCGTACTCGTGCCCCGTGGCTACCATCCGGTGGGTGCACCGGCCGGCTACGATCTCTACTACCTGAACGTCATGGCGGGGCCGAAGCGGCAGTGGCTGTTCACCAACGACCCGCGCCATGAGTGGCTGTTCGAGGGAATCCGCAGCGACTGA
- a CDS encoding DUF1840 domain-containing protein, whose product MTVTFRSPAAGDVTMLRAHAVHLLGLMGLSGRIPSALGPEDIPRVRDRLRQAIEAGAPAPPDPEARQFEEEDDEQEGETRVGLAQRAWPLIQLLDAAEKAGEHVTWDER is encoded by the coding sequence ATGACCGTCACCTTCCGCAGCCCCGCCGCCGGCGATGTCACCATGTTGCGCGCCCATGCCGTGCATCTGCTCGGGCTGATGGGTCTGAGCGGGCGCATTCCGAGCGCCCTCGGCCCGGAGGACATCCCCCGCGTTCGTGACCGCCTGCGTCAGGCGATCGAGGCCGGGGCACCGGCGCCGCCGGACCCGGAGGCCCGTCAGTTCGAGGAGGAGGACGACGAGCAGGAGGGCGAGACCCGGGTCGGCCTTGCCCAGCGTGCCTGGCCACTGATCCAGCTGCTGGATGCCGCGGAGAAGGCCGGCGAGCACGTCACCTGGGACGAGCGCTGA
- the msrA gene encoding peptide-methionine (S)-S-oxide reductase MsrA yields the protein MTAFRRTIAAALAALGLAAVAPPAPADEAVATFAGGCFWCMEPPYDDIEGVLATTSGYMGGHVEDPTYEQVTAGGTGHAEVVQVTYDPERVSYERLLAIYWRNVDPFDADGQFCDRGDSYRPEIFVHSAEQRRLAEASRAELQTRFEREIVVPVTEAGEFYAAEDYHQNYYQEHPIRYRVYRRLCGRDGRLEEIWTDGKALDPAFL from the coding sequence ATGACCGCCTTCCGCCGGACTATCGCCGCCGCCCTGGCCGCGCTCGGACTTGCCGCCGTCGCCCCGCCGGCGCCTGCGGACGAGGCCGTGGCCACCTTCGCCGGGGGCTGCTTCTGGTGCATGGAGCCCCCCTACGACGACATCGAGGGCGTGCTCGCCACCACCTCCGGCTACATGGGTGGCCACGTCGAGGACCCCACCTACGAGCAGGTGACTGCCGGCGGCACCGGACATGCGGAAGTCGTGCAGGTCACCTACGACCCCGAACGGGTGAGCTACGAGCGGCTGCTGGCCATCTACTGGCGCAACGTCGACCCCTTCGACGCCGACGGCCAGTTCTGCGACCGTGGTGACTCCTACCGCCCCGAGATCTTCGTCCACAGTGCGGAGCAGCGGCGCCTCGCCGAGGCGAGCCGCGCCGAGCTGCAGACGCGCTTCGAGCGGGAGATCGTCGTGCCCGTCACGGAGGCAGGCGAGTTCTACGCGGCGGAGGACTACCACCAGAACTACTATCAGGAGCACCCCATCCGCTATCGCGTGTATCGCAGGCTCTGCGGTCGCGACGGGCGGCTCGAGGAGATCTGGACCGACGGCAAGGCCCTGGATCCGGCTTTTCTCTAG
- a CDS encoding pirin family protein codes for MSWQDCAEPVSEYAPVDVDPVELVVIPRTSDLGGFEVRRALPSRQKRMVGPFIFFDEMGPSEFVLGSGLDVRPHPHIGLATLTYLFRGEILHRDSLGTVQPIRPGEVNWMTAGRGIAHSERTPPELRSRSTTLFGIQAWVALPERHEETAPEFAHHAGAALPMIDDGGLRVRVIAGGLGGERSPVKTLSDTLYAGAELDPGAVLPVDAGYEERALYIAEGEVEIGGRRHGARQLLVLRPGDTVAVAAIQPTRLLVLGGEPMDGPRYIWWNFVSSRRDRIEQAKADWRGGRFDRVVEENEFIPLPDMPGP; via the coding sequence ATGAGCTGGCAGGACTGCGCCGAACCCGTCTCCGAGTATGCCCCGGTCGATGTCGATCCGGTCGAGCTCGTGGTCATCCCCCGGACCAGCGACCTCGGCGGCTTCGAGGTGCGCCGGGCGCTGCCCTCGCGGCAGAAGCGCATGGTGGGGCCGTTCATCTTCTTCGACGAGATGGGGCCGAGCGAATTCGTCCTCGGCAGCGGGCTGGACGTGCGCCCGCACCCGCACATCGGCCTCGCGACGCTGACCTACCTCTTCCGCGGCGAGATCCTGCATCGCGACAGCCTCGGCACCGTGCAGCCCATCCGCCCGGGGGAGGTGAACTGGATGACCGCCGGCCGCGGCATCGCCCACTCCGAGCGCACACCCCCCGAGCTGCGCTCCCGCTCGACGACGCTCTTCGGCATCCAGGCCTGGGTGGCGCTGCCCGAGCGCCACGAGGAGACCGCGCCGGAGTTTGCCCATCACGCCGGGGCGGCGCTGCCCATGATCGACGACGGGGGCCTGCGCGTGCGCGTCATCGCCGGCGGCCTCGGCGGCGAGCGCTCGCCGGTGAAGACCCTCTCCGACACCCTCTACGCCGGCGCCGAGCTCGACCCCGGCGCGGTGCTGCCGGTGGATGCCGGCTACGAGGAGCGTGCCCTCTACATCGCCGAGGGCGAGGTGGAGATCGGTGGCCGCCGCCACGGCGCCCGGCAGCTGCTGGTCCTGCGCCCGGGCGACACGGTGGCCGTGGCGGCGATCCAGCCGACCCGGCTCCTCGTGCTGGGTGGCGAGCCCATGGACGGCCCGCGCTACATCTGGTGGAACTTCGTCTCCTCGCGCAGGGATCGCATCGAACAGGCCAAGGCCGACTGGCGCGGCGGGCGCTTCGACCGCGTTGTGGAGGAGAACGAGTTCATCCCGCTGCCGGACATGCCGGGCCCGTGA
- a CDS encoding AraC family transcriptional regulator: MDLVVARPPRSVLPQGVFGIIGLEGQLRRRGPWHGRSLPANAAVLSIALDGRISREADSFPAGEWTIAGPSTRAYEYRATARLSLVMVLVSPAWLQVAGLDVARLVDQRIALREALSPDRTLPWPAPQPRKALVPFIEAVLVALQRAHAVPPDHASRPLSLRQRQRQYRAIHGLPRRSVDDIGRFQAALARLQTRKDLVSVAQDARYADQSHLCRAVRRYVGMTPRQAQRALRDSELAEVYRRLLGPERVVAL; the protein is encoded by the coding sequence ATGGATCTGGTCGTGGCCCGTCCGCCCCGGTCGGTGCTGCCGCAGGGCGTTTTCGGCATCATCGGGCTGGAGGGGCAACTGCGCCGTCGCGGACCCTGGCATGGCCGCTCACTGCCCGCCAACGCGGCCGTACTGAGCATCGCCCTGGACGGGCGAATAAGCCGCGAGGCGGACAGCTTCCCGGCTGGGGAATGGACTATTGCAGGCCCTTCCACGCGGGCCTACGAGTACCGGGCAACCGCGCGCCTGAGCCTCGTCATGGTCCTGGTGTCCCCGGCGTGGCTTCAGGTCGCCGGGCTCGACGTCGCCCGACTCGTGGACCAGCGCATCGCTTTGCGGGAGGCGCTCTCACCCGATCGGACCCTACCCTGGCCGGCGCCCCAACCCCGGAAGGCCCTGGTACCGTTCATCGAGGCCGTGCTGGTCGCACTGCAACGAGCGCATGCGGTTCCTCCAGATCATGCGTCAAGGCCGCTAAGCCTCCGGCAGCGCCAGCGCCAATACCGAGCGATCCACGGACTGCCCCGGCGCAGCGTCGACGACATCGGTCGCTTTCAGGCGGCACTCGCCCGGCTACAGACCCGCAAGGATCTGGTCAGCGTGGCCCAGGACGCGCGCTACGCGGATCAGAGCCATCTCTGCCGCGCCGTTAGACGCTATGTCGGCATGACCCCCCGTCAGGCGCAGCGGGCCTTGCGGGATAGCGAGTTGGCGGAGGTGTACCGGCGACTGCTCGGCCCCGAGCGCGTGGTGGCCTTGTGA